CGTTGAAATGTTTCGTGTGGAGTTTTTAGGGGTACACTTAAGAGGAGATGTCGTCTTAGTCGATTACCACATTACACAGAAGAAAGAAAGGGCCATTATAAACATtatgtattattatactttcatgttaaatactgaaatctgattggtttagacgcagttggtaatccgttctattaccctcagcgttagcaacacacttggcaacgggtaacacaatgaattgttacatacgcgtaaattatgcgcgtacgattcgccgtagaattcactttagcagttaaattttctttaaaattaagacattcagtataataaaataaatagtgcctgtttgggaggataacagttgaaactgACAAAAACCATGATGAAAAACCAATCTATCAAATGACGTACACTGTTGGGGTTTAACGAAGAATTTCTGAAAAGGatgaaaatataagtaataagaaaccATTTTTTCTCTCACTTTTATGGGGTTGATCTTTACAGTCGACACGTGATCAAATTGATCACATGTCTGACTGtcatgtccccccccccccccccccctccaaaagtcaaagaatgattcttaaTTACAAGTAAGTTCATTGGAAGAAACgttaaaaattaagtaaaagTTTAGACAAATTTATTCACACTACATATAGTTACATTAAGATCGTATTGGCTATACGAAATATCATCGggcttcttttttaaaaatagtggaGAAAATGCTAAAGTGTAGGTAAATATCACATTATATAACCTTCAGTCACTTGAATACTAAGATTCATATGAAACGAATATCATACAAAATGAGAAAAGAATTATCAAGCTCAATATCAAGTTCTTATATGGTGTTAGgtctacaaaagaaaaaaaaggtatGATATTTTTATGCAAGAAGACATAAGtgtgttaattaaaatgttgcACTCCCATTGCATTTTACCTTGAATTTGTTGCAGCTCTGAAAGGGTTTTTCCCTTGATATCAGTGTCAAGATAAAAATAATCGCCATGTGATGATACAAGAATCTCATCTATcgaaattacaaaaatatgatcCGCAAACTAGAGGGGGGATATAGCAGTATTAAATATACTAttaagatataaattatttttcgtttaaaattCTCTGCAGCCTGTGGCTTCTAAATAATCTAATTTCAGAACTTCtggtaagaaaatatgaatcaaatttCACATTACTCGACGATTTTGCGCGAATTGACGTTGAAATCTGACCATGTAAATTAATATGCTGAcctaaaaaaatctaaaaagtaaaaaaaaaaatactgggtTCCTAGATTAAAAGTTTTTCTAACTCCGTACCTTAACTAAAAGCCCTTCACCTTAGCATCTCAATGACCTTCAATATGATAATTAACTGAGATGGatgtattgtaaaataaaatttaaaattcatcaatCTTAGTTAGATTTTTATGCTAGGTTTATGCTGTTTTGATCAGCGGGACCCAGTTTTGTACCTTTTGATGTTATCAGAAAAAGATGAATATAGTTCCCCAAGAGCCTTTTCAATTTGTACAAGCGCAACATTAAACTTTGACTGTACACATGCTAAATGTAGCGCCACAGCAAGTTTTTATCAGCGCCATAGTTAAGATTAATCCCTCTTCTCATAAATATGCGCTACTACAATAGGGTTTGTCTGGATGTCGGGGGTAAAATTTTCctgaataaattaatatttgtgCATATCGAAAATAGGATAGTAACTATAAAATAACTATAATAACGAATATCTATAGGCATattgcctgctgttcaatcctaaaaaaatgttgttaggCTTTTTGCACTTCAGCTGTGTTCTTGACTAACTgcaataaatctttaaaatctaatTATAACTGCCAAGGTTTGCAGCGCTGATAACCCGTTTCGCATAGAGCCAGTACTACTTGTCCCTGCTTTTTGTCAAGCTTACAACTTTAATactgcagtaaaaaaaaaagatatacatgtaccattgatttaaatacaccagaatttatttttacaaaaaacaattataagTAAAATTTGCATCAATCACTTTTTTACCAGCTAAATTTCTAGATGCCTGCTAATTATCCTCAACAGATGTGCTTCCTTCCTTCTTATCATTTCACATCCTGCAGTCTGTGGTATAGAAACTATTTTTAATCATCCgctaattatttaaattttaacatacaaGATAAGTTTTAGGATTTTACAAGTATCAATAGcttctgttgttttttttcattttggggggtgttggggggggggggggggggggggggggggggggggggggggggggggggggggggggatgggcaGATATTCTCAAGTCTCTTATActgtaattattttgtttgcagTTAAAAAGATTTCTAGTTGTATGCTATCTCTAAgtacttgatacatgtatgatatactTAAAGTTCACTTAACTGACAAATAATGCACAActacacaaaataaaatagatagatttaataagaaaacatttcattgcaccaatacatgtgtataaaatgaTAGTCCTCTGTTGTGTCACCAGCCAAACATATACTCCATTGTCTTGCCTATAAATGTGGAATTTTTTTGTGGGGTCTGGTTATTCTTGACAacctaaaatttaaaacaataaaattgatcATTTATACTagcattaaaagaaaatttgataGATTACAAAATCATAGTATGACAGAAACTGAACACAGAATTTTCGTTTTAAAATACTTTGTGATCTTTATATTGAAACTTGTGCTACACAAAAGACATCAGAAAAGGGATTCAATTCAGCAAGTCatcaaaacgtttgaaaaaAACTGAGCAGCTTCATGTTGATGCAGTAATACAGCAAGAAAGGTAACTCTGTAAATTGATTGTTCTGACCTCATGGTCACTCCTGGCAGCCTTGTAGGCTGCGGTGAGGGGGCGTATGGGCGTGTTCCTTGCGGCTGAGGAGGTGTTCATGTCCAGGGAGTGTTCCTCAGCAAGGCTGGCCTTTCTGTCTCTGTCCATAACCACCTACAGCAATCCAAAACAAGAATAAAGGACATAGAATACTAAAAAATAACTTACCGGTATAATAGAAATGTGTTTCAGAAGGGCACTTGACATTATAAACACTTtccttaattttatatcatacaGATAGATAACTCTTATATAATACTAGTACCAATAATACTTGGTAATActattatacatttttattgtgTGGGAAAATAGCCATTATTGTAACATCACAatagtaaaacaaaaacaacatgcaaaatattttttggtgcTGTAGTGAGAATTGCATACTGCCATACCCTACTTAATATGCACATAAAGTGGTTAACAGCAAGCTCTATCCTGGGATTTTTAATATACACAgacactgtacatgtaaaaacattaacacaaaATGTCTTTCCAAATCTTATCTTGTagatcaaatcaaaatttaaaataccttATCAATACAAGGTTTGACCCCAATCATCACACAGTTATTGAAGATTTTGCCATCCTTGCTGAGTGCTTTCTTTGCCTGCAGTTTAGACTGGgtaacaaatgaaaatttacctcAGATGAATTgacatttgattttaatacatattcaaacaaattttcaccttGACATTTGGTACCAACAGAGGTGTATCATTACATCAAGATCCCGAAAACCAACTTTTATCAGCATGTTAGAATTTTTGCGAGGTTCATGGGATCCCTGTCGCCATTAATATTACTCAGTCTTCCTGCAAACTATTCCTCAAATGTGTCTAATATATTTTCCCCAGGAAATCTACATCttgatcactaaaatcagtCACCAGGAACTAATTTATCTCCagtaaattgcaaaataaagaCATCACAAATAAAAGCTGATTTACAGTAAATGAAATGTGAAACCaattcaaatttttgtcaaactcaatgaaatttgatatcaCCACAGACAAATccttaaggtggtatgagacatcagtcaatattaatgtggattaaagtacattatcattaaaaatactttccccagtttagaattttacaatacatgtatttaacaaaaaattgcttttaaaaatatttggagtgctaaaaattgtaaaatcccagcaggattcgaactcatgacatACAGATTCGTTGAAAACCCTCTAAACCACTGCACTACGCTGTTGATGACAGTGTTCGGAAAGAAACAACTTATATATTTAcacttggttttattgtttattttgataaacaatatgtcacaacatggaagtgtcccataccaccttagtCAGACCCACAACATATGATATCAATATGGGCAAATCCTCATGCCTGACTCAACGACATGATAGCAAGTTAtcaacatatataaatatacctgGTAAATCTTTCATCAAAAATGAACATTACTGATTTACctcatatttcaaaatgttgccATACTGTGAAAACTGTTGTAGGAAATAAGAAGCGGCAGCAGCTTGAAATCTGCAtgaaagaaaataacatttatcTTATTTGTCCCATTCTGCATTTAGTAAAACTTTATTAGAATGAAAGtacaaaactatttaaaaatctGGACATACCCAAACACTGTTACCCAGGTTTCATCTAAGGCATCATCAGCTGTCAACATTTCTCTAATCAAAAGAggaagttaaaataaaaacagattcaATTTCcttgaaaagaacaagaaatatcCACATACATCTTTTTTTCCCCCTTTTCACCCATCTATTcaaatacttatatatatatacccttgAGTATAAAATGGATCAAGTTGTGCTGGTGAAAGACCCATAGAATTGTCCATCATAAAACTTTGACTTGCACCATGGGGAgtttcattgtgtaaaataccTGCAACAGACAGACatcaattcatttcttaaattggATGCTCTAAACAATGTAAAGAACagtataatcaataaaaaaaataagcaacttaaataaaaaatttatcagccaagaaaattaaatctatacatattttttgttattttaacatattttattgtaaaggaCACCTTGATTAAAAGTCAAAGGTCTAActgacaaaaatataaaacaaatacattttacaCACAAAGAAAAACACAGCAAAATTATAAGCAAATAACTGAACATAAAGTTACTGACTTGCAGTGGGTGGAGCCCCAGTGCCTGGTGTGTGAACTGACTTCATGTGTAAACTGTGGTCCTGaaatagtttgaaaaaaattaaaacatattaccTTAGCTCtgtaaaaaatgaagaatattacTTAAAAACAGTTTGAgttgtaattatttacatggtGTGATGTGTGGTGAGTATGAAAAGATCCAGACATGGCACCGCTTGGACTTGTTAAAAGACTTTTGGTGGGGGGTGCTCCAATTCTGTCTTTTGGGCGCAATACCTCTGGCCTAAAAAACAAGTACACCATACACTATCAAAGCATCTAGAGTCATACAGAAAAGAAACATCCCTGTGTGTTTAGATACATCTGTGCAACACTTGACTTGAAAAATtgagtttttttattcaatcaaGAATAAAATCAACCAGTCTTGtagcttaaaaaaaacatgttcagCAAAACTCTTGAATCTCATATTTTAACATGTATCAGTGATaacataaatattattatctGTGGACTGTCAATGTTAAGatcttttacatgtaataagaaaaaCCTAacctttcttttcaaatttacGATACTCAATGAATAcaacatgcatgtatatctacagaccctgaaacgtactactacaccacacgctcgctaaacggttcacacgaaacgctgaacggtttacacgaaacgctgcacgctttgcctgAAACGTTAAACGATTTatacgaaacgctgaacggtttacacgaaacgattctcgcacgaaacgatttgctcgcttttcacacgctttggacACGCTTTTATCCTGATCGATTCGGGTCCTCTCGGATATTTACCCTGAATCTGttagtaagaattaattttaagaaaacacgaaataatagaaatactgatattagaaaacatatatatacataagtaTTGAactgattaattaaattaatttggtacttacatttaaagcaaaaaattttttatttacagatttagccaaaaatattacttctataaatatatttattgctcaaaagaaatatccatgattcttattagtgccgtaaataataaaaattccagagaGTTAAAAGTTACCCtaacacaatattcaataccaaaaataaaatctgtatgattacaaactgaaattggtttttcagtattcggcgggatttcttttttcttctcacattatgatttttattggtttcagagaatacgatgtaaaaatacaataaataaacctgtaattatttacattgataattttgaaagttacataaaataaaattagtcacataagttagaaaaatgctataaaacaaccgattattttttttattatgtcgtatcattcgcgtaaatatATGTTCCGTGCATaaaatcacagaaaaaaatcaatcgattaaacaataaagaaagttgtcattATTATTTCAGATTTcggaaaaaataaaactgatttaaatttttgtctcaatattcATATACATAACCGGCACCCCGCATAACGGCAtacaatatatctatcataatctatttgaattaagtaccatgcatatagattcccataataattaattgcatgtgtacattttaggaaaatttcagtgtgtaaattacttgttgttttccgttatcagtgtttaaataattaaaataattacttgtagaaat
This genomic window from Magallana gigas chromosome 5, xbMagGiga1.1, whole genome shotgun sequence contains:
- the LOC105344637 gene encoding nucleoporin NUP35, with the translated sequence MFSSQGFDLHGSSGVEPMTMGSPTSPTSPHQTPFLPSFLMGESIHHSPGPQHWSAASPPSSTPRVPSVTSPTGHHLGSRPRPEVLRPKDRIGAPPTKSLLTSPSGAMSGSFHTHHTSHHDHSLHMKSVHTPGTGAPPTASILHNETPHGASQSFMMDNSMGLSPAQLDPFYTQGEMLTADDALDETWVTVFGFQAAAASYFLQQFSQYGNILKYESGKFSFVTQSKLQAKKALSKDGKIFNNCVMIGVKPCIDKVVMDRDRKASLAEEHSLDMNTSSAARNTPIRPLTAAYKAARSDHEVVKNNQTPQKNSTFIGKTMEYMFGW